In the genome of Bradyrhizobium sp. CIAT3101, one region contains:
- a CDS encoding GFA family protein — MIREGGCLCGAVRFKAEGEPLNVRICHCRMCQKAMGSPYFVRAQFDQKALTVEGDTGRYASSEAIERVFCKNCGTRLFSWRRNGTLAGVALATFDDRNAFAPTEHIWVSEKLAWLKLDDGLKQYERTIPA; from the coding sequence ATGATTAGAGAAGGTGGATGCCTGTGCGGCGCGGTGCGGTTCAAGGCGGAGGGCGAGCCGTTGAATGTGCGCATCTGCCATTGCCGCATGTGCCAGAAAGCGATGGGCTCGCCTTATTTCGTCCGCGCCCAGTTCGACCAGAAAGCGCTGACCGTTGAAGGCGACACCGGCCGTTACGCATCGTCCGAGGCCATCGAGCGCGTGTTCTGCAAGAACTGCGGCACCCGGCTGTTCTCCTGGCGGCGCAACGGCACACTGGCCGGCGTGGCGCTCGCGACCTTCGACGACCGCAATGCCTTCGCACCGACCGAGCACATCTGGGTCTCGGAAAAGCTCGCCTGGCTGAAGCTCGACGATGGCCTGAAACAATATGAGAGGACGATCCCGGCGTAA
- a CDS encoding LacI family DNA-binding transcriptional regulator yields the protein MGRKRTKSGKIRLAEVAELAGVSPITASRFFRNPEALSVAKRTRVESAARELGYVPNLAARALASQRTEVIGVLIPSLTNNVFSDVLRGIYDASESSRYSIQLSNTRYSILQEEKLLRLFLAQKPAGLIVTGIDQTTESRAMLEAADCPIVQIMEIGPNPVDMMIGFSHYDAARAAIAHLFAQGHRRIGFVGARMDPRVQRRLDGYVAAMKDAGLFDQRLIVTTATPTSVTLGGALFADLLAREPGIDSVFCANDDLALGVLFECRRRDIAVPDQIAIVGFNDLEFMASSVPTLTSVRTNRYEMGSAAAAMLIEAIEGKRPEEPVLDLGFTVIERQSSQTQRLAAGPHTPEWAPAVQNDSVTNDP from the coding sequence ATGGGACGAAAGCGCACCAAGTCGGGCAAGATTCGGTTGGCGGAAGTCGCCGAGCTCGCCGGCGTCAGCCCCATTACCGCCTCCCGCTTCTTCCGCAATCCCGAGGCGCTGTCGGTCGCCAAGCGGACGCGGGTCGAAAGCGCGGCCCGGGAGCTCGGCTATGTGCCCAACCTTGCGGCACGCGCGCTGGCCTCGCAGCGCACCGAGGTGATCGGTGTCTTGATTCCGTCACTGACCAACAACGTGTTCTCCGACGTGCTGCGCGGCATCTATGACGCCTCCGAAAGCAGCCGTTACTCGATCCAGCTGTCCAACACGCGTTACAGCATCCTCCAGGAGGAGAAGCTGTTGCGCCTGTTTCTGGCGCAGAAGCCGGCGGGACTGATCGTCACAGGCATCGACCAGACCACGGAATCGCGCGCGATGCTGGAGGCGGCCGACTGCCCGATCGTTCAGATCATGGAGATCGGGCCCAACCCGGTCGACATGATGATCGGCTTTTCCCATTATGATGCAGCGCGCGCGGCAATTGCACATTTGTTCGCGCAGGGCCACCGCAGGATCGGCTTCGTCGGCGCGCGCATGGACCCGCGGGTGCAGCGCCGGCTCGACGGCTATGTCGCGGCCATGAAGGACGCCGGCCTGTTCGACCAAAGACTGATCGTGACGACGGCGACGCCGACCTCGGTCACGCTCGGCGGCGCGCTGTTCGCCGATCTTCTCGCGCGCGAGCCCGGCATCGACTCGGTGTTCTGCGCCAATGACGACCTCGCGCTCGGCGTGCTGTTCGAATGCCGCCGACGGGACATCGCAGTCCCCGATCAGATCGCGATCGTCGGCTTCAACGACCTCGAATTCATGGCCTCCTCGGTGCCGACGCTGACGAGCGTCCGGACCAACCGCTACGAAATGGGCAGCGCTGCTGCCGCGATGCTGATCGAGGCGATCGAAGGCAAGCGTCCCGAGGAGCCCGTGCTCGATCTCGGCTTTACCGTGATCGAGCGGCAGAGTTCGCAGACGCAGCGGCTCGCGGCCGGCCCGCACACGCCGGAATGGGCGCCAGCCGTACAAAATGATAGCGTTACCAACGACCCATGA
- a CDS encoding SDR family NAD(P)-dependent oxidoreductase, whose product MNKIDLNGRVAVVTGGAQGFGRAITERFVASGAKVAIWDFDAALAEKTAKEIGDSVRAVKVDVTDTAGVEQARDATLAAFGKIDILVNNAGIAGVNKPVWETDLEEWRKVLRINLDGPFIVCKAIVPVMLKQKYGRIVNIASIAGKEGNPNASHYSASKAGLIALTKSLGKELAAHDILVNAVTPAAAKTAIFDQMTQQHIDFMLSKIPKARFVLVEELAAMAAWLASEDCAFSTGAVFDISGGRATY is encoded by the coding sequence ATGAACAAGATTGATCTCAACGGCCGCGTCGCCGTCGTCACGGGCGGCGCGCAGGGTTTTGGCCGCGCGATCACCGAGCGCTTCGTCGCCTCCGGTGCCAAGGTCGCTATCTGGGATTTCGATGCCGCGCTGGCCGAGAAGACGGCGAAGGAAATCGGCGACAGCGTCCGCGCGGTCAAGGTCGACGTCACCGACACCGCAGGCGTCGAGCAGGCGCGCGATGCCACGCTTGCCGCCTTCGGCAAGATCGACATCCTCGTCAACAATGCCGGCATCGCCGGCGTCAACAAGCCGGTGTGGGAGACCGATCTCGAGGAATGGCGCAAGGTGCTGCGCATCAACCTCGACGGCCCCTTCATCGTCTGCAAGGCGATCGTGCCCGTGATGCTCAAGCAGAAATACGGGCGGATCGTGAACATCGCCTCGATCGCCGGCAAGGAAGGCAATCCAAACGCCTCGCACTATTCGGCGTCGAAGGCCGGCCTGATCGCGCTGACGAAGTCACTCGGCAAGGAGCTCGCCGCCCATGACATTCTCGTGAATGCCGTGACGCCGGCGGCGGCGAAGACCGCGATCTTCGACCAGATGACGCAGCAGCATATCGATTTCATGCTGTCGAAAATTCCCAAAGCCCGCTTCGTCCTGGTGGAAGAGCTCGCCGCGATGGCCGCGTGGCTTGCATCCGAAGATTGTGCCTTCTCCACTGGCGCGGTCTTTGATATTTCCGGGGGACGGGCGACCTATTGA
- a CDS encoding serine hydrolase domain-containing protein, which yields MQLGRRDFVKFAAGAGALPLLSQRALAQLAPNPPSIRPPSPAERTAMGRLAQSFMGKFDVPGLSFAIGYAGAIVHQAAFGVADREQNEATTPQHLFRIASVSKMITSVTLFRLIEENRVKLTDRVFGPGALLGTDYGAPPYSPGIDQITLEHLLTHTGGGWTNDNRDPMFTHPHMDHAQLITWTLANRPLDRPPGQHYAYSNFGYCVLGRVIEKLTGQRYAEHVRTEVLNRCGVTDMTIAGNTSDQRQAGEVAYYCKVESPYEMNVRRMDSHGGWIATPTDLVQFLMHVDGYARPANILRPRTIQVMTTAPSYSPDYAKGFCINSSGNWWHNGSLPGTSTIAVRTHGGFCWAAFTNVSRPNTKMDDELDELNWNMARQVSEWRVA from the coding sequence ATGCAGCTTGGGCGTCGGGATTTTGTGAAGTTCGCAGCCGGCGCGGGCGCGCTGCCGCTGCTGTCGCAACGCGCGCTGGCGCAGCTCGCGCCCAACCCGCCGAGCATCCGCCCGCCCTCGCCGGCCGAACGCACGGCAATGGGCCGGCTGGCGCAGAGCTTCATGGGCAAGTTCGACGTGCCGGGGCTCTCTTTTGCGATCGGCTATGCGGGTGCGATCGTCCACCAGGCCGCCTTCGGCGTCGCCGATCGCGAGCAGAATGAAGCAACGACGCCGCAACATCTGTTTCGCATCGCCAGCGTCAGCAAGATGATCACCTCGGTCACGCTGTTTCGGCTGATCGAGGAGAACCGCGTCAAGCTCACCGACCGCGTGTTCGGCCCCGGCGCGCTGCTCGGCACCGATTACGGCGCGCCGCCCTACTCGCCCGGCATCGACCAGATCACGCTCGAGCATCTCCTGACACATACCGGCGGCGGCTGGACCAACGACAACCGCGATCCCATGTTCACGCATCCGCACATGGACCACGCGCAGCTGATCACCTGGACGCTGGCCAATCGGCCGCTCGACCGTCCGCCGGGCCAGCACTACGCCTACTCGAATTTCGGCTATTGCGTGCTGGGCCGCGTGATCGAGAAGCTCACCGGCCAGCGCTATGCCGAACATGTCCGCACCGAGGTGCTCAACCGTTGCGGCGTCACCGATATGACCATCGCCGGCAACACAAGCGACCAGCGCCAGGCCGGCGAAGTCGCCTATTACTGCAAGGTCGAAAGTCCCTACGAGATGAACGTCCGCCGCATGGATTCCCATGGCGGCTGGATCGCGACGCCGACTGACCTCGTGCAGTTCCTGATGCATGTCGACGGTTATGCCCGGCCGGCGAACATCCTGCGGCCGCGCACCATCCAGGTCATGACCACGGCACCGAGCTACAGCCCGGACTATGCCAAGGGATTCTGCATCAACAGTTCAGGCAATTGGTGGCACAATGGCAGCCTGCCCGGCACCAGCACGATTGCGGTCAGAACCCATGGCGGCTTCTGCTGGGCCGCCTTCACCAACGTCAGCCGGCCGAACACCAAGATGGATGACGAACTCGATGAGCTCAACTGGAACATGGCGCGGCAAGTCAGCGAATGGCGGGTGGCATGA
- a CDS encoding LysR family transcriptional regulator encodes MTVPDLDPDLLRAFLAVAEHRSFTRAADQLNRTQSAVSVQVRRLEERLGAKLFQRNRAGIVPTAAGDELRAYAQRILALHAEAIGALRARKPEAVIRLGVMDDYGTIVIPPLLAGFAREHPAVRVEIETGLTATMPARLGEAYDLVIAMHPQGRGDGELLRREQAVWAAAATCRATAEDTLPVALYPPGCLFRQWAADALDRAGRRWRLAFVSRTLAAVESIAAEGLAITVVKAGILPPRLRALGARDGLPPLPAADIRFHRARNLPRPAARLADHLQRGISEPAILS; translated from the coding sequence ATGACCGTGCCCGATCTCGATCCCGATCTGCTGAGGGCTTTTCTCGCCGTCGCCGAGCATCGCTCGTTCACGCGCGCGGCCGATCAGCTCAACCGCACCCAGTCGGCGGTGAGCGTGCAGGTCAGGCGCCTCGAGGAGCGGCTCGGCGCAAAGCTGTTTCAGCGCAATCGGGCCGGAATCGTGCCGACCGCCGCGGGCGACGAGTTGCGGGCCTATGCGCAGCGCATCCTTGCGCTCCATGCCGAAGCAATCGGCGCGTTACGCGCACGCAAGCCGGAAGCCGTCATCCGCCTCGGCGTGATGGACGATTATGGCACGATCGTCATTCCGCCCCTGCTGGCGGGCTTCGCCAGGGAGCATCCGGCGGTGCGGGTCGAGATCGAGACCGGGCTGACCGCGACGATGCCGGCCCGGCTCGGCGAAGCCTATGACCTCGTCATCGCCATGCATCCGCAAGGGCGTGGCGACGGCGAGTTGTTGCGGCGCGAGCAGGCCGTCTGGGCGGCGGCCGCCACCTGCCGCGCCACGGCGGAGGACACTCTGCCCGTCGCGCTGTACCCGCCCGGTTGCCTGTTTCGCCAATGGGCCGCAGACGCGCTCGATCGCGCCGGCCGGCGGTGGCGGCTCGCCTTCGTCAGCCGGACGCTGGCGGCGGTGGAATCGATCGCGGCGGAGGGCCTTGCGATTACCGTGGTGAAGGCCGGCATCCTGCCGCCTCGGCTCCGCGCTCTCGGCGCACGCGACGGCCTGCCGCCGCTTCCCGCGGCCGACATCCGCTTCCACCGCGCGCGCAACCTGCCGCGCCCGGCGGCCCGGCTTGCCGATCATTTGCAGCGTGGCATTTCGGAACCGGCCATCCTATCTTGA
- a CDS encoding TonB family protein, protein MSDPVIDAKPSRRLWILAAIAAIGLHLGGAALALANLRADDGDDGLGANGAEYAVEMTSPKLPETDLPPGPDSEASQYQPQQMQQQAEVHETDLPKEIPQEAEDPDRLVTENDSKKPVEDTTKVAKVETQAVEEMPNAQESARQALNEDAREDEKAAAPNQGIGKDLRKLTAEWGKRISAYFELHKRYPKDKSKTTTVKLSLVLNRRGNVVSVDVAESSGDPAFDSEAISMVRRSDPVPVPPADLTDDQFAFSLPVNFKKPSK, encoded by the coding sequence ATGTCCGACCCTGTAATCGACGCAAAACCATCCCGGCGGCTCTGGATTCTGGCCGCGATCGCCGCGATTGGCCTGCATCTCGGCGGGGCTGCGCTGGCGCTCGCCAACCTTCGTGCCGACGACGGCGACGATGGCCTCGGCGCCAACGGCGCGGAATACGCCGTCGAGATGACCTCGCCGAAGCTTCCCGAGACGGATCTGCCTCCCGGCCCGGATAGCGAAGCCTCGCAGTACCAGCCGCAGCAGATGCAGCAGCAGGCCGAGGTTCACGAGACCGATCTGCCGAAGGAAATACCTCAGGAGGCCGAAGACCCGGACCGCCTCGTCACCGAGAACGACTCCAAGAAGCCGGTCGAGGACACCACGAAAGTGGCCAAGGTCGAAACCCAGGCCGTCGAGGAGATGCCGAACGCCCAGGAATCGGCGAGGCAGGCGCTGAACGAAGACGCGCGCGAGGACGAGAAGGCGGCTGCCCCCAACCAGGGCATCGGCAAGGACCTTCGCAAGCTGACGGCCGAGTGGGGCAAGCGGATCAGCGCCTATTTCGAGCTGCACAAGCGCTATCCCAAGGACAAGAGCAAGACGACGACGGTCAAGCTCAGCCTGGTCCTGAACCGACGCGGCAATGTCGTGTCAGTCGACGTGGCCGAGTCCTCCGGCGATCCCGCCTTCGACAGCGAGGCCATCTCCATGGTGCGCCGTTCGGATCCCGTGCCGGTCCCGCCGGCCGACCTGACCGACGATCAGTTCGCCTTCAGCCTGCCGGTGAATTTCAAGAAGCCGTCAAAGTAG
- a CDS encoding site-2 protease family protein, translated as MNISLYDLSVWVLPLVLAITFHEAAHGFVAHRLGDNTAWQLGRVSFNPLRHIDPFGTLILPAMLLFAHSPFLFGYAKPVPVNFRNLNNPKLDMVWVALAGPVTNILLALVAGLALHALPLAPASSAQWIFDNLKNALLINAVLAVFNMMPIPPLDGGRVAVGLLPRPLALPLSRLEPYGMMILIALLILLPLAGSQFGLNLDVISAILRTLTGYVIQAVLFATGNA; from the coding sequence TTGAACATTTCCCTCTATGACCTCTCGGTGTGGGTGCTGCCGCTGGTGCTTGCCATCACTTTCCACGAGGCGGCGCACGGCTTCGTCGCGCACCGCCTCGGCGACAACACCGCCTGGCAGCTCGGCCGCGTCAGCTTCAATCCGCTGCGCCATATCGACCCGTTCGGCACGCTGATCCTGCCGGCGATGCTGTTGTTTGCGCATTCGCCGTTCCTGTTCGGCTACGCCAAGCCGGTGCCGGTGAACTTTCGCAACCTCAACAATCCGAAGCTGGACATGGTCTGGGTCGCCCTGGCCGGCCCCGTCACCAACATCCTGCTGGCGCTGGTCGCGGGCCTCGCCCTGCACGCCCTGCCCCTGGCGCCCGCCAGTTCGGCGCAATGGATCTTCGACAACCTCAAGAATGCGCTGCTGATCAACGCCGTGCTGGCGGTCTTCAACATGATGCCGATCCCGCCGCTGGACGGCGGACGGGTCGCGGTCGGGCTGTTGCCGCGGCCGCTTGCCCTGCCCCTGTCACGGCTCGAGCCGTACGGCATGATGATCCTGATCGCGCTTCTGATCCTGCTGCCGCTTGCGGGTTCCCAGTTCGGTCTAAATCTTGATGTTATTTCAGCAATACTGCGAACGTTGACCGGTTATGTGATTCAAGCTGTTCTCTTCGCTACCGGCAATGCGTAG
- a CDS encoding DMT family transporter, which translates to MGEILGVLAAVLSSALGGTSIGATRYLVGSIDPLAIGSFRFGIGFLLLLPLTWLRGDRWPSRGDWVVAVGLGILFFALFPILFNASLIFTTAARGALALSTLPLLTLVIGAALGSEALSWRKSIGIVVATSGVAVALLTDLGSAPSGAWRGDLLMMAAALCMALYGIWSRPLIRRSSPIAFTTMSMAAGAVCLVLLSCFRGSFAPVANFGTPQWLAALYLGAFGAALTFYLWAFALERTTPTRVAISVTVNPITASLVGAFLLNEPLRWNLAAGIVAVFAGIWLATTTGRRVETASLPASSRP; encoded by the coding sequence GTGGGCGAGATTCTTGGCGTTCTGGCTGCGGTGCTATCGAGTGCGCTCGGCGGCACCTCGATCGGTGCGACGCGCTATCTCGTTGGCAGCATCGATCCGCTGGCGATCGGCTCGTTCCGGTTCGGGATCGGCTTTCTCCTGCTGCTGCCGCTGACATGGCTGCGTGGCGATCGCTGGCCGTCGCGGGGCGACTGGGTTGTTGCTGTCGGGCTCGGTATCCTCTTCTTCGCGCTGTTTCCGATCCTGTTCAACGCATCGCTGATCTTCACGACAGCCGCGCGCGGCGCGCTCGCACTGTCGACATTGCCGCTGTTGACGCTCGTGATCGGCGCCGCGCTCGGCAGCGAGGCGCTGAGCTGGCGCAAATCGATCGGCATCGTGGTGGCAACATCAGGCGTTGCCGTCGCGCTGCTCACGGACCTCGGTTCGGCGCCGTCGGGCGCCTGGCGCGGCGATCTCCTGATGATGGCGGCTGCGCTGTGCATGGCGCTGTACGGCATCTGGTCGAGGCCGTTGATCCGGCGCTCCAGCCCGATCGCCTTCACCACCATGAGCATGGCAGCGGGCGCCGTCTGCCTTGTCCTGCTCTCGTGTTTCCGCGGCAGTTTTGCGCCCGTCGCAAATTTCGGCACGCCGCAATGGCTCGCCGCGCTTTACCTCGGCGCCTTCGGCGCGGCGCTGACCTTCTATCTCTGGGCCTTCGCGCTGGAGCGGACGACGCCAACGCGCGTGGCGATCTCGGTGACGGTCAATCCGATCACGGCGTCACTGGTTGGCGCCTTCCTGCTGAACGAGCCGCTGCGCTGGAATCTCGCCGCCGGCATCGTCGCGGTGTTTGCGGGAATCTGGCTGGCCACGACGACAGGACGGCGCGTTGAGACCGCCAGCTTGCCTGCTTCAAGCCGGCCCTGA
- the ugpC gene encoding sn-glycerol-3-phosphate ABC transporter ATP-binding protein UgpC, producing the protein MSSVQIRDVRKSFGNFEVLHGVSIPIEDGQFVVLVGPSGCGKSTLLRMLAGLENITSGTISIGDRVVNNVQPKERDIAMVFQNYALYPHMTVGENMGFSLKLRNAGSDEINKRVKRAAEILALTPLLERYPRQLSGGQRQRVAMGRAIVRDPQVFLFDEPLSNLDAKLRVAMRTEIKELHQRLKTTTVYVTHDQIEAMTMADKIVVMHDGIVEQMGTPLELYDKPENQFVAGFIGSPAMNFLKGHVRVNGVATFEGPNGVRLPLKSAPAGSDGKPVVYGVRPEHFTIADDGADAEIVVVEPTGSETQVFAKVGGEQVVAVFRERHQFNPGDKVKLKPDPALVHLFDEATGKRM; encoded by the coding sequence ATGTCGTCTGTGCAAATCCGCGACGTGCGGAAATCGTTCGGCAATTTTGAAGTCCTGCACGGCGTCTCGATTCCGATCGAGGACGGCCAGTTCGTCGTCCTGGTTGGCCCTTCCGGCTGCGGCAAGTCGACGCTTCTGCGCATGCTCGCAGGCCTCGAGAACATCACCTCCGGCACGATCTCGATCGGCGACCGCGTCGTCAACAATGTCCAGCCGAAGGAGCGGGACATTGCGATGGTGTTCCAGAACTACGCGCTCTACCCGCACATGACGGTCGGCGAAAACATGGGCTTCTCGCTGAAGCTGCGTAACGCCGGCTCCGACGAGATCAACAAGCGCGTCAAGCGCGCTGCCGAAATCCTCGCACTGACGCCGTTGCTCGAGCGCTATCCGCGCCAGCTCTCCGGCGGCCAGCGCCAGCGCGTCGCCATGGGCCGCGCCATCGTGCGCGATCCCCAGGTGTTCCTGTTTGACGAGCCCTTGTCGAACCTCGACGCCAAGCTGCGCGTCGCCATGCGCACCGAGATCAAGGAGCTGCACCAGCGGCTCAAGACCACGACCGTCTACGTCACCCACGACCAGATCGAGGCCATGACCATGGCCGACAAGATCGTCGTGATGCATGACGGCATCGTCGAGCAGATGGGCACGCCGCTCGAGCTCTACGACAAGCCGGAAAACCAGTTCGTCGCCGGTTTCATCGGCTCGCCCGCGATGAACTTCCTGAAGGGGCATGTCCGCGTCAACGGCGTTGCGACCTTCGAGGGACCGAACGGCGTCAGGCTGCCGCTCAAGAGCGCGCCGGCGGGCTCCGATGGCAAGCCTGTGGTCTATGGCGTCCGTCCCGAGCATTTCACCATCGCCGATGACGGTGCCGACGCCGAGATCGTCGTGGTCGAGCCGACCGGTTCGGAGACGCAGGTATTTGCGAAGGTCGGTGGCGAGCAGGTCGTCGCGGTTTTCCGCGAGCGTCACCAGTTCAACCCGGGCGACAAGGTCAAGCTGAAGCCCGATCCGGCGCTGGTGCATCTGTTCGACGAGGCGACCGGCAAGCGCATGTAG
- a CDS encoding IlvD/Edd family dehydratase → MTKKPTNGHAPAGNGTRRHLRSQDWFNNPHNPGMTALYMERYLNYGLTRAELQSGKPIIGIAQTGNDLSPCNRHHIELAHRVREGIREAGGIAMEFPTHPIQETGKRPTAALDRNLAYLGLVEILYGYPLDGVVLTTGCDKTTPALMMAAATVNLPAIVLSGGPMLNGWHAGERTGSGTIVWKSRERLAAGEIDYEEFMEIVASSAPSVGHCNTMGTASTMNGLAEALGFSLPGCSAIPAPYRERGQIAYETGKRAVEMVWEDLKPSDILTRKAFENCIVINSAIGGSTNAPIHINALARHIGVELSIDDWQKFGHDVPLLVNMQPAGFYLGEEFHRAGGVPAVVRELMKHKRIHEDAVTVNGRGIGENCKDAPKPDNDVIWAYDKPLVKDAGFLVLKGNLFDSAIMKTSVISKEFRDRYLVNPKDLNAFEGRAIVFEGPEDYHERIDDASLDIDEHCVLFIRGTGPIGYPGGAEVVNMQPPAALIKRGILSLPCIGDGRQSGTSGSPSILNASPEAAANGGLAILKTGDKVRIDLNKGSANILISDDELKKRHAELKASGGFKHPANQTPWQEIYRNTVGQQSTGACMELATRYQNVAAAFGVPRDNH, encoded by the coding sequence ATGACAAAAAAGCCAACCAATGGGCATGCGCCCGCCGGTAACGGCACCCGCCGCCACCTTCGCTCGCAGGACTGGTTCAACAACCCGCATAATCCGGGCATGACCGCGCTCTACATGGAGCGCTATCTGAACTACGGCCTCACCCGCGCCGAGTTGCAGTCCGGCAAGCCGATCATCGGCATCGCCCAGACCGGCAACGACCTCTCCCCCTGCAACCGCCATCATATCGAGCTCGCGCATCGCGTCCGCGAAGGCATCCGCGAGGCCGGCGGCATTGCGATGGAATTCCCGACCCACCCGATCCAGGAGACCGGCAAGCGCCCGACCGCGGCGCTCGACCGCAACCTCGCCTATCTCGGCCTGGTCGAGATCCTCTACGGCTATCCGCTCGACGGCGTGGTGCTGACCACCGGCTGCGACAAGACCACGCCCGCCTTGATGATGGCGGCGGCGACCGTGAACCTGCCCGCGATCGTGCTGTCGGGCGGCCCGATGCTCAACGGCTGGCATGCCGGTGAGCGCACCGGCTCCGGCACCATCGTCTGGAAGTCGCGCGAGCGGCTCGCCGCAGGCGAGATCGACTACGAAGAGTTCATGGAGATCGTGGCGTCCTCGGCGCCTTCGGTCGGCCATTGCAACACCATGGGCACGGCCTCGACCATGAACGGCCTTGCCGAAGCGCTCGGCTTCTCGCTGCCGGGTTGCTCGGCGATTCCGGCCCCCTACCGCGAACGCGGCCAGATCGCCTACGAGACGGGCAAGCGCGCCGTCGAGATGGTCTGGGAAGACCTCAAGCCCTCGGACATCCTGACCCGCAAGGCGTTCGAGAACTGCATCGTGATCAATTCGGCGATCGGCGGCTCGACCAACGCACCGATCCACATCAATGCGCTCGCCCGGCATATCGGCGTGGAGCTGTCGATCGATGACTGGCAGAAATTCGGCCATGACGTGCCGCTGCTGGTCAACATGCAGCCGGCCGGCTTCTATCTCGGCGAGGAATTCCACCGCGCCGGTGGCGTGCCGGCCGTCGTGCGCGAATTGATGAAGCACAAGCGCATCCATGAGGACGCAGTCACGGTGAACGGCCGCGGCATCGGCGAGAACTGCAAGGATGCGCCGAAGCCCGACAACGACGTGATCTGGGCTTATGACAAGCCGCTGGTGAAGGACGCCGGCTTCCTGGTGCTGAAGGGCAATCTGTTCGATTCCGCGATCATGAAGACCTCCGTGATCTCCAAGGAATTCCGCGACCGCTATCTCGTCAACCCGAAGGATCTGAATGCCTTCGAGGGCCGCGCGATCGTGTTCGAGGGTCCGGAGGACTATCACGAGCGGATCGATGACGCCTCGCTCGACATCGACGAGCACTGCGTGCTGTTCATCCGCGGCACCGGCCCGATCGGCTATCCCGGCGGCGCGGAGGTCGTGAACATGCAGCCGCCGGCCGCCCTGATCAAACGCGGGATCCTGTCCCTGCCCTGCATCGGCGACGGTCGCCAGTCCGGCACGTCGGGCTCGCCGTCGATCCTGAACGCCTCGCCGGAAGCCGCCGCCAATGGCGGCCTTGCGATCCTCAAGACCGGCGACAAGGTGCGCATCGACCTCAACAAGGGCAGCGCCAACATCCTGATCTCGGACGACGAGTTGAAGAAGCGCCACGCCGAATTGAAGGCCAGCGGCGGCTTCAAGCACCCGGCGAACCAGACGCCTTGGCAGGAGATCTATCGCAACACCGTCGGCCAGCAATCGACCGGCGCCTGCATGGAGCTCGCCACGCGCTACCAGAACGTCGCCGCCGCGTTTGGCGTGCCGCGGGATAATCACTAA
- a CDS encoding SDR family oxidoreductase, with amino-acid sequence MADRLKGKRAVITAAAAGIGRACALAFAREGATVIATDINEAGIAGLTKEGIAEVAKLDVRNTADVNAFAKRIGKIDILLNAAGFVHHGTILECSEEDFDFSFDLNVKSMHRTIRAFLPDMLAGGGGSIVNISSCAALRPPANRYVYSSSKAAVSLLTRAVALDFITKGIRCNSICPGTVETPSMLDRAAAQGPQGKEMFISRQKMGRLGTADEIANMAIYLGSDESAFTTGVDLVVDGGYML; translated from the coding sequence ATGGCAGACCGCCTCAAGGGTAAGCGCGCCGTCATCACGGCTGCAGCGGCAGGCATCGGGCGCGCATGCGCCCTCGCATTCGCGCGTGAAGGCGCAACCGTCATCGCCACCGACATCAACGAGGCCGGCATCGCGGGCCTGACCAAGGAAGGCATCGCCGAGGTCGCAAAGCTCGACGTCCGCAACACCGCCGACGTCAACGCCTTCGCCAAGCGCATCGGCAAGATCGACATCCTGCTCAACGCCGCCGGCTTCGTGCATCACGGCACCATCCTGGAGTGCTCGGAGGAGGATTTCGATTTCTCGTTCGACCTCAACGTCAAGTCGATGCACCGGACCATCAGGGCGTTCCTGCCCGACATGCTCGCGGGCGGCGGCGGCAGCATCGTCAACATCTCGTCCTGCGCGGCGCTGCGGCCGCCGGCGAACCGCTACGTCTACAGCTCCTCGAAGGCCGCCGTGTCGCTGCTGACCCGCGCAGTCGCGCTCGACTTCATCACCAAGGGCATCCGCTGCAACTCGATCTGCCCCGGCACGGTCGAGACCCCCTCGATGCTCGACCGCGCCGCAGCCCAGGGGCCGCAGGGCAAGGAGATGTTCATTTCCCGCCAGAAGATGGGCCGGCTCGGCACCGCCGACGAAATCGCCAACATGGCGATCTATCTCGGCAGCGACGAGAGCGCGTTCACCACCGGCGTCGACCTCGTCGTCGACGGCGGCTACATGCTCTGA